A single region of the Plantactinospora soyae genome encodes:
- a CDS encoding ABC transporter ATP-binding protein — MILQGSNLTIRFGQTIALNGADVAISPGEIVAIMGPSGSGKSTLLHVLAGILRPEHGEVRLNDERIDNLSDSRRSRLRLRSFGFVLQFGDLVPELSLRENVELPLRLLAVPKAKARVRGSELLRHLEVDELADRRPGQVSGGQAQRAAVARALAHRPTVIFADEPTGALDSAAGEVVLDTLTGLARKEGSAVVMVTHEARVASYADRTILLRDGRVAA; from the coding sequence ATGATTCTGCAGGGCAGCAACCTCACCATCCGGTTCGGCCAGACCATCGCACTGAACGGCGCCGACGTGGCGATCTCACCCGGCGAGATCGTCGCCATCATGGGACCGTCCGGATCGGGCAAGTCGACCCTGCTGCACGTGCTCGCCGGAATCCTCCGCCCCGAGCACGGCGAGGTACGCCTGAACGACGAGCGGATCGACAACCTCTCCGACAGCCGGCGCAGCCGACTGCGGCTGCGATCGTTCGGCTTCGTACTCCAGTTCGGTGACCTGGTACCCGAGCTCTCGCTGCGGGAGAACGTCGAACTGCCGCTGCGGCTGCTCGCCGTACCCAAGGCCAAGGCCCGGGTACGCGGCAGCGAACTGCTCCGGCACCTGGAGGTGGACGAACTGGCCGACCGGCGCCCCGGCCAGGTCTCCGGCGGCCAGGCGCAGCGGGCCGCCGTGGCCCGGGCACTGGCGCACCGACCGACCGTGATCTTCGCCGACGAGCCGACCGGTGCCCTGGACAGCGCCGCCGGTGAGGTGGTGCTGGACACCCTGACCGGACTGGCCCGCAAGGAGGGCAGCGCGGTGGTGATGGTCACCCACGAGGCCCGGGTCGCCTCGTACGCCGACCGCACCATCCTCCTGCGCGACGGGCGGGTAGCCGCGTGA